In Lacrimispora indolis DSM 755, a genomic segment contains:
- a CDS encoding undecaprenyl-diphosphate phosphatase: protein MNIIEILKVIVLGIVEGFTEWLPISSTGHMILVDEIIHLNQPSAFKNMFLVVIQLGAILAVLVLYFDKLNPFSARKKPAQKQATLVLWSKIILACIPAAVIGFLVDDILDEYLMNGYVVAVTLILYGVLFIVIENRNQYRSFDVQKVGDISYQTALWIGLFQLLSLIPGTSRSGSTILGAMILGCSRAASAEFSFFLGIPIMFGASFLKIVKYGLSFTGPQIFYLVLGMVVAFVVSVYSIKFLMGYIRQHDFKFFGYYRIVLGAVVFLYFIITAILG, encoded by the coding sequence ATGAATATCATTGAGATTTTAAAAGTAATTGTACTTGGAATTGTGGAGGGCTTTACGGAGTGGCTTCCCATAAGCAGTACAGGGCACATGATCCTGGTAGATGAAATCATCCACTTAAATCAGCCGTCCGCCTTTAAAAACATGTTTCTGGTGGTGATACAGCTGGGGGCGATCCTGGCGGTGCTGGTCCTGTATTTTGACAAGCTCAATCCTTTTTCAGCCAGGAAAAAGCCGGCCCAGAAGCAGGCCACCCTGGTTCTCTGGTCCAAGATTATTTTGGCATGTATTCCGGCTGCTGTGATCGGTTTTCTGGTGGATGATATCCTCGATGAATATCTGATGAACGGTTATGTGGTGGCTGTAACCTTGATCCTCTATGGCGTGCTGTTTATTGTGATCGAAAACAGGAACCAGTACCGGAGTTTTGATGTGCAGAAGGTGGGGGACATTTCCTATCAGACGGCTCTTTGGATCGGCTTATTCCAGCTTTTGTCCCTGATTCCCGGCACTTCCCGTTCCGGTTCCACCATTCTGGGAGCCATGATCTTAGGCTGTTCCAGGGCAGCTTCAGCGGAGTTTTCCTTTTTCCTTGGGATTCCCATCATGTTCGGGGCCAGCTTTTTAAAGATCGTAAAATATGGGCTGAGCTTTACCGGTCCTCAGATATTCTATCTGGTTTTAGGCATGGTGGTGGCTTTTGTGGTTTCCGTTTATTCTATTAAGTTTTTAATGGGATATATCAGACAGCATGATTTTAAATTCTTCGGATATTACAGAATTGTTTTGGGAGCGGTGGTGTTTTTATACTTTATCATTACGGCCATTCTCGGTTAA
- a CDS encoding uracil-DNA glycosylase codes for MGAIENDWLEPLSKEFKKPYYRELYQKVKHEYETAQVFPDPNDIFNAFQFTPLSNVKAVILGQDPYHNYGQAHGLCFSVKPDVEIPPSLVNIYQELRDDLGCEIPNNGYLKKWSDQGVMLLNTVLTVRAHAANSHQGIGWETFTDAAIKILNEQDRPMVFLLWGRPAQNKKVMLTNPKHLILEAPHPSPLSAYRGFFGCKHFSRTNAYLKDNGLEPIDWQIENI; via the coding sequence ATGGGAGCAATTGAGAACGATTGGCTGGAACCTTTAAGCAAAGAGTTTAAAAAGCCATATTACAGGGAACTTTATCAGAAGGTGAAGCATGAATATGAAACGGCCCAGGTCTTTCCAGACCCGAACGACATTTTCAATGCGTTTCAGTTCACGCCCCTTTCTAATGTGAAGGCAGTGATTCTGGGGCAGGATCCTTATCATAATTATGGGCAGGCCCACGGGCTTTGTTTTTCCGTGAAGCCTGATGTGGAGATCCCTCCGTCTCTAGTGAACATTTATCAGGAGCTTCGGGATGATTTAGGCTGTGAGATTCCAAATAACGGGTATTTAAAGAAATGGTCTGATCAGGGAGTCATGCTGCTTAATACGGTGCTGACCGTGCGGGCCCATGCGGCCAATTCCCACCAGGGGATCGGCTGGGAGACTTTTACGGACGCGGCCATTAAGATCTTAAATGAGCAGGACCGGCCCATGGTATTCCTTTTATGGGGACGTCCGGCCCAGAACAAGAAGGTCATGCTCACAAATCCTAAGCATTTAATCCTGGAAGCACCTCACCCCAGCCCTCTTTCCGCTTACCGGGGGTTTTTTGGCTGCAAGCATTTCAGCAGGACCAATGCCTATTTAAAGGACAATGGGCTGGAGCCTATTGACTGGCAGATTGAAAATATATAA
- a CDS encoding MurR/RpiR family transcriptional regulator: MVDLSKLTAGKNLTEVEDGVLRYIIDHMDSMLKMGVRGVAKENFTSTSTIMRLTKKLGYSGFVDMYYKLLPLVNRARDNEDAGMQFINSFCSNSLLKYNSYEDIREFARRLCRLEGGYVFLYATGFSAIPVEYLTKKLLVLGIKCIYSNGMDSIGVFENNLENMKMLIVVSRSGETDWVADRVKTARENGIFTVSFTNEAENRVSSITDMQFRIEDSNKLDDRNMMANTFFPNVFMLMELLIYEYHKVLQNMDKKEE, from the coding sequence ATGGTGGATTTAAGCAAGCTGACAGCAGGAAAGAACTTAACAGAGGTGGAGGATGGCGTTCTCCGTTACATCATTGACCACATGGATTCCATGCTTAAGATGGGAGTGCGGGGAGTTGCAAAGGAAAATTTCACCTCCACCTCCACCATCATGCGCCTGACAAAAAAGCTGGGCTACAGCGGGTTTGTGGATATGTATTATAAGCTGCTTCCTCTTGTAAACCGGGCCAGGGACAATGAGGATGCGGGAATGCAGTTTATCAACAGCTTTTGTTCCAACTCTCTTCTAAAGTATAATTCCTACGAAGACATCCGGGAATTTGCCAGACGGCTGTGCCGTCTGGAAGGGGGATATGTTTTTTTGTATGCAACAGGTTTTTCCGCCATTCCAGTGGAATACTTAACAAAGAAACTTCTTGTCCTTGGGATAAAATGCATTTATTCCAATGGAATGGACTCCATCGGGGTTTTTGAAAACAATCTGGAGAACATGAAAATGCTCATTGTAGTTTCCCGGTCAGGGGAAACGGACTGGGTAGCTGACCGGGTAAAAACAGCCAGGGAGAACGGCATTTTTACCGTTTCCTTTACCAATGAGGCGGAAAACCGTGTCAGTTCCATAACGGATATGCAGTTTCGCATAGAGGACAGCAATAAGCTGGATGACAGAAATATGATGGCAAATACATTTTTCCCCAATGTGTTTATGCTCATGGAGCTATTGATCTATGAATACCACAAGGTACTTCAAAATATGGATAAAAAAGAAGAATAA
- the hisF gene encoding imidazole glycerol phosphate synthase subunit HisF translates to MLTKRIIPCLDVMDGRVVKGVNFVNLKDAGDPVEIAAAYDKAGADELVFLDITASSDNRNTVVEMVRRVAEKVFIPFTVGGGIRTVEDFKMLLREGADKISINSSAINTPQLISDAAGKFGRQCVVVAIDARRRADGSGWNVYKNGGRIDTGLDAVEWAVKADSLGAGEILLTSMDCDGTKAGYDDELNRVIGDHVSVPVIASGGAGTMEHFHHALTAGKADAALAASLFHYKELEIMELKRYLNEMGVPMRI, encoded by the coding sequence ATGCTTACGAAGAGAATCATACCATGCCTGGATGTAATGGACGGAAGAGTAGTAAAGGGCGTTAATTTCGTGAATTTAAAGGATGCCGGGGACCCGGTGGAGATTGCAGCCGCTTATGATAAGGCAGGTGCCGATGAGCTGGTGTTTCTTGATATCACCGCTTCTTCTGACAACCGGAATACAGTGGTGGAGATGGTGCGCCGGGTGGCAGAAAAGGTATTCATCCCCTTCACCGTGGGCGGAGGGATCCGCACGGTGGAAGATTTTAAAATGCTTTTAAGGGAAGGCGCGGATAAGATATCCATTAATTCTTCAGCCATCAATACTCCCCAGCTGATCTCCGATGCCGCCGGTAAATTCGGGCGCCAGTGTGTGGTGGTTGCCATTGATGCCAGAAGGAGGGCAGATGGAAGCGGCTGGAACGTATATAAGAACGGAGGACGGATTGACACAGGTCTTGATGCAGTAGAATGGGCTGTGAAGGCAGACAGCCTTGGGGCAGGGGAGATCCTGCTTACCAGCATGGACTGTGACGGAACAAAGGCCGGTTACGATGATGAGCTGAACCGTGTCATCGGGGACCATGTTTCCGTGCCGGTGATCGCCTCTGGAGGCGCAGGCACCATGGAGCATTTTCACCATGCCCTGACAGCGGGAAAGGCGGATGCCGCATTGGCTGCATCCCTGTTCCATTACAAGGAGCTGGAAATCATGGAATTAAAGCGGTATTTGAATGAAATGGGAGTACCAATGAGGATTTAA
- a CDS encoding class I SAM-dependent rRNA methyltransferase codes for MESATVRLKKGEGRALKAGGLWIYDNEIDTITGDYINGDMVTVEDFDGYFLGHGFINTDSKITIRIMSRKKDTITDESFLEMRVRNAWEYRKATVDTSSCRLIFGEADFLPGMVVDKFSDILVVESLALGIDRLKPVILEKLKKVLEEDGIKIRGIYERSDAKVRLQEGMERIKGFIGPAFDTKVEIIENGVKYLVDVQEGQKTGFFLDQKYNRLAIQRLCKDKRVLDCFTHTGSFALNAGIAGAKEVLGVDASELGIAQARENAALNGLSDRVAFQCADVFELLPELEKNGEKFDVVILDPPAFTKSRNSVKNAVKGYREINLRGMKLVKDGGYLATCSCSHFMTPELFTKTIREAAANVHKRLRQVEYRTQAADHPILWAGEETSYYLKFYIFQVCDEK; via the coding sequence ATGGAATCAGCAACCGTAAGATTGAAAAAAGGAGAAGGCCGCGCTTTAAAAGCCGGCGGCCTGTGGATCTATGACAATGAAATCGATACCATAACAGGAGATTATATAAACGGAGACATGGTAACCGTAGAAGACTTTGACGGTTACTTCCTGGGCCATGGCTTTATTAATACGGATTCCAAGATCACCATCCGCATCATGTCCCGTAAAAAAGACACCATAACTGACGAAAGCTTCCTGGAGATGCGAGTCCGCAATGCATGGGAATACCGGAAGGCAACCGTGGATACCTCCAGCTGCCGCCTGATCTTCGGAGAGGCTGATTTCCTTCCCGGTATGGTAGTGGATAAGTTTTCAGATATTCTTGTGGTGGAATCCCTGGCCCTTGGCATTGACCGGCTAAAGCCTGTGATCCTGGAAAAACTGAAGAAAGTTCTGGAAGAGGACGGCATAAAAATCCGCGGCATTTACGAGCGAAGCGATGCCAAGGTCCGCCTCCAGGAAGGCATGGAGCGCATAAAAGGCTTCATCGGCCCCGCCTTTGACACCAAGGTGGAAATCATTGAAAATGGAGTCAAATACCTGGTTGACGTCCAGGAAGGACAGAAAACCGGATTTTTCCTTGACCAGAAATACAACCGCCTTGCCATTCAGCGATTATGCAAGGACAAACGGGTCCTGGACTGCTTCACCCACACCGGCTCCTTTGCCTTAAACGCAGGCATTGCCGGAGCCAAGGAAGTCCTTGGGGTAGATGCCTCTGAGCTTGGTATTGCCCAGGCAAGAGAAAACGCCGCATTAAACGGTTTATCTGACCGTGTGGCCTTCCAGTGCGCTGATGTTTTTGAACTTCTTCCTGAGCTTGAGAAAAACGGAGAGAAATTCGACGTGGTGATTCTGGATCCTCCAGCCTTCACCAAATCCAGAAACTCCGTGAAAAACGCAGTAAAAGGCTACCGGGAAATCAATCTGCGGGGCATGAAGCTGGTCAAAGACGGCGGCTACTTAGCCACCTGTTCCTGCTCCCACTTTATGACCCCCGAGCTTTTCACCAAAACCATCCGGGAAGCAGCCGCAAACGTCCACAAACGCCTCCGCCAAGTGGAATACCGGACCCAGGCAGCGGATCATCCCATCCTGTGGGCAGGAGAAGAAACCTCCTATTACCTGAAATTTTACATTTTCCAGGTCTGTGACGAAAAATAA
- a CDS encoding 3-deoxy-7-phosphoheptulonate synthase: MGFQYVNNLPSPEEIKERFPLPAEFKALKIERDQAISDVLTGKSDKFLVIIGPCSADNEDSVSDYVNRLVPVQEKTKDRLILIPRIYTNKPRTTGEGYKGMLHQPDPEKKPDMHEGLIAIRRMHMNVFLETGLSTADEMLYPENLGYLDDIMSYIAIGARSVENQQHRLTSSGCDVAVGMKNPTSGDLSVMLNSVVAAQQAHDFTYRGWEVRSKGNPLAHTILRGAVNKHGQCIPNYHFEDLFLLHEMYSRRNLQNPACIVDTNHSNSNKKYKEQIRISKEILHSRRHSPEIRSLVKGLMIESYIEPGCQKVGEGTYGKSITDPCLGWEDTERLIYEIAENI; encoded by the coding sequence ATGGGATTTCAATATGTAAACAATCTGCCAAGCCCGGAAGAGATCAAGGAACGCTTTCCACTTCCGGCAGAATTTAAAGCCCTTAAAATAGAACGAGATCAGGCCATCAGCGACGTACTCACCGGAAAAAGCGATAAATTTCTTGTAATTATCGGTCCTTGCTCTGCTGACAATGAAGACTCTGTTTCTGATTATGTAAACCGGCTTGTACCGGTACAGGAAAAGACAAAAGACCGTCTGATCCTCATACCCAGAATTTATACCAACAAGCCCAGAACCACGGGCGAAGGATACAAGGGAATGCTTCACCAGCCTGATCCGGAAAAAAAGCCGGACATGCACGAAGGACTCATCGCTATCCGCAGGATGCACATGAACGTGTTCTTGGAAACCGGTTTATCCACAGCCGATGAGATGCTGTATCCGGAAAACCTGGGATATTTAGATGATATTATGTCCTACATTGCCATTGGCGCCCGTTCCGTGGAAAACCAGCAGCACCGGCTGACTTCCAGCGGATGTGACGTTGCTGTGGGCATGAAAAATCCTACCAGCGGAGACTTGTCCGTTATGCTCAACTCCGTTGTGGCCGCACAGCAGGCTCATGATTTCACCTACAGAGGCTGGGAAGTTAGGAGCAAGGGCAATCCATTGGCCCACACCATCTTAAGAGGCGCGGTAAACAAGCACGGCCAGTGTATCCCCAACTACCACTTTGAAGATTTATTCCTTCTTCATGAGATGTACAGCCGCCGCAATCTCCAGAATCCGGCCTGCATCGTGGATACCAACCACTCCAATTCCAATAAAAAATACAAAGAACAGATCCGTATTTCCAAGGAAATCCTTCACAGCAGAAGGCATTCCCCTGAAATCCGTTCCTTGGTAAAAGGCCTGATGATCGAAAGCTACATTGAGCCAGGCTGCCAGAAGGTAGGAGAAGGCACTTATGGAAAATCCATTACCGATCCCTGTCTGGGCTGGGAAGATACTGAGCGCCTGATTTATGAAATCGCTGAAAATATATAA
- a CDS encoding DUF4430 domain-containing protein produces MNKFKRLSPFLGSCAAIAVLALLLVIYTLTKPVPMAGTKSISIEVVYDNGVTDHYQITTEAQFLLEALKSIPDLQIDGTTSEELGLMVNTINGKRADYQKDGAYWALLCNGEPCSYGVSQQAIKDGERYTFQYTLSSEENKKS; encoded by the coding sequence ATGAATAAGTTTAAGAGGCTTTCTCCCTTTTTAGGGAGCTGCGCCGCCATTGCGGTCCTGGCACTTCTGTTAGTCATATATACCCTGACAAAACCGGTTCCCATGGCGGGAACAAAAAGCATTTCCATTGAAGTTGTATACGATAATGGAGTAACGGACCACTACCAGATCACCACGGAAGCGCAGTTTCTGTTAGAAGCACTTAAATCCATACCGGATCTTCAAATTGACGGAACCACTTCCGAGGAACTGGGCCTCATGGTCAACACAATTAACGGAAAACGGGCAGACTACCAAAAGGACGGCGCTTACTGGGCTCTTCTCTGCAACGGGGAACCCTGCAGCTATGGAGTGAGCCAGCAGGCCATCAAGGATGGAGAACGCTACACCTTTCAGTATACCTTGTCCTCTGAGGAAAATAAAAAATCATGA
- a CDS encoding aldo/keto reductase: MEYREVGKTGKHASMIGLGCEHLDGKPYEQVKETIDAALEYGVNIMDVFMPGTQVRENIAKAIGNRRDQVMLQGHIGSTNVNMQYDISRDLPVVKQYFEELLRIFGYIDFGMMFFIDSEQDYKNVFETDFVAYVERLKQQGDIRHIGFSSHNPETAIKVIDTGVPEMMMFSINPAFDMLSSKASIFDCLDHGFDARAFNGIDPRRAELYKLCTQKQVGITVMKTFGGGKLLSPEHTPYSKPMTSAQCIHYALSRPAVASVLTGCKTRAELHDTMSYLSAAEADKDYSWIFNEVHSAFEGNCVYCGHCQPCPSEIDIAAVNKYLDIARLDKKAVPPSIRSHYQSLLHSGDECIACGSCEERCPFGVPVIENMMEAEILLGKRAQ; this comes from the coding sequence ATGGAATACAGAGAGGTTGGGAAAACCGGAAAACATGCAAGCATGATTGGTCTTGGCTGCGAACATCTTGACGGCAAGCCATATGAACAGGTAAAGGAGACGATTGACGCCGCACTTGAGTATGGCGTTAATATTATGGATGTTTTTATGCCTGGTACGCAAGTGCGGGAAAATATTGCAAAAGCGATTGGAAATAGGCGTGATCAGGTGATGCTGCAAGGGCATATCGGCTCCACGAATGTAAATATGCAGTATGATATCAGCCGGGACTTACCTGTGGTTAAACAGTATTTTGAAGAGCTCCTGCGGATCTTCGGATACATAGATTTTGGCATGATGTTTTTTATTGACTCGGAGCAGGACTATAAAAATGTCTTTGAGACAGATTTTGTTGCATATGTGGAGCGTTTAAAACAGCAAGGCGACATCCGGCACATTGGTTTTAGCTCCCATAACCCTGAAACGGCAATAAAGGTCATTGACACGGGAGTGCCGGAGATGATGATGTTCAGCATCAATCCCGCATTTGATATGCTTTCTTCAAAAGCGAGCATTTTCGACTGTCTTGATCATGGCTTTGATGCTAGGGCTTTTAACGGAATTGATCCCAGGCGCGCGGAATTATACAAGCTTTGTACGCAAAAACAGGTTGGTATTACTGTAATGAAAACCTTTGGCGGCGGCAAACTGCTATCCCCGGAACATACGCCTTACAGCAAGCCCATGACTTCGGCCCAGTGTATCCATTATGCACTTTCAAGGCCGGCAGTAGCCAGTGTTCTGACAGGCTGTAAAACACGGGCTGAATTACATGACACCATGAGTTATCTTTCGGCAGCCGAAGCTGATAAGGATTATTCCTGGATTTTTAACGAAGTGCATAGCGCTTTTGAGGGAAATTGCGTGTATTGTGGACATTGCCAGCCATGTCCTTCTGAAATAGATATTGCCGCTGTGAACAAATACTTAGACATCGCTAGGCTTGATAAAAAAGCCGTCCCACCCTCCATACGTTCCCATTATCAAAGCCTTCTTCATAGCGGCGATGAGTGTATAGCCTGCGGCAGCTGCGAGGAGCGCTGTCCATTTGGGGTACCGGTCATAGAAAACATGATGGAAGCAGAAATACTGCTTGGGAAAAGGGCCCAATGA
- a CDS encoding HPr family phosphocarrier protein, with protein MRTIEVDIQLRYTPIPLALLINTANAFDCDIYIDYGLTKVNVKDYDEMKKGLNTQNRNLQFNFDGIDEQAAEGRIEMLFQP; from the coding sequence ATGCGGACCATTGAAGTCGATATCCAGCTGCGTTACACCCCCATTCCCCTCGCGCTTTTAATCAACACCGCTAATGCCTTTGACTGCGATATCTATATTGACTACGGTTTAACAAAGGTAAATGTCAAGGACTACGACGAGATGAAAAAAGGGCTTAACACGCAGAATCGGAACTTACAATTTAATTTTGACGGCATTGATGAACAGGCCGCCGAAGGACGGATCGAGATGTTATTCCAGCCGTGA
- a CDS encoding ABC transporter ATP-binding protein yields the protein MNQELITARGLTKVYGTKPALDHIDLTVGRGRIIGLLGPNGSGKTTFIKLLCGLLQPTSGTLEVNGNAPGVETKSVISYLPDRMYFADWMKACDLTDFFADFYVDFDRAKATEMFAALGIRSNDRLKTMSKGTKEKVQLALIMSRKAQLYLLDEPIGGVDPAARDFILNTILTNYNENGTVMLSTHLISDIERVLDEAIFLQNGKVVRHDTVDNIREQEGKSVDQLFREIFAYGS from the coding sequence ATGAATCAGGAGCTTATTACTGCGCGCGGCCTGACAAAGGTTTACGGTACAAAGCCCGCGCTTGACCATATTGATCTGACGGTGGGCCGCGGTCGGATTATCGGCCTTCTGGGTCCTAACGGCTCAGGTAAGACCACCTTTATCAAGCTTTTGTGCGGACTGTTACAGCCCACTTCCGGCACGCTGGAAGTAAACGGCAATGCGCCCGGCGTGGAAACCAAGTCAGTCATTTCTTATTTGCCGGACCGCATGTACTTTGCCGACTGGATGAAAGCCTGTGATCTGACCGACTTCTTCGCTGATTTTTACGTAGATTTTGACCGGGCAAAGGCAACGGAAATGTTTGCTGCCCTTGGCATCCGGTCCAATGACCGGCTGAAAACCATGTCTAAGGGTACCAAGGAGAAGGTGCAGCTTGCGCTTATTATGAGCCGGAAGGCGCAGCTTTATCTGCTTGACGAGCCCATCGGCGGCGTTGACCCGGCAGCGCGTGACTTCATTCTGAACACGATTCTGACCAATTATAACGAAAATGGCACAGTCATGCTGTCCACACACCTGATTTCCGATATTGAGCGCGTGTTAGACGAGGCTATTTTCCTGCAAAACGGCAAGGTTGTGCGCCACGACACCGTAGATAACATCCGGGAGCAGGAAGGCAAGTCAGTCGATCAGCTGTTCCGCGAAATCTTCGCCTACGGCAGCTAA
- the hisH gene encoding imidazole glycerol phosphate synthase subunit HisH: MIAIIDYDAGNLKSVEKALTALGENPVVSRDKELLLSADKVILPGVGSFGDAMEKLHQYGLVDVIHQVVSKGTPFLGICLGLQLFFESSEECQGVRGLSLLPGRIVRFPDMPGLKVPHMGWNCLDIKPDARLFKGIDSGAYVYFVHSYYLEADRESDVAASSEYGVKFGASVERGNLFACQFHPEKSSDTGLKILKNFIELT, encoded by the coding sequence ATGATTGCGATAATCGACTATGATGCTGGGAACTTGAAAAGTGTGGAGAAGGCCCTGACCGCGCTGGGGGAAAATCCGGTGGTAAGCCGGGACAAGGAGCTCCTCCTTTCTGCGGACAAAGTGATCCTGCCGGGCGTGGGCTCCTTTGGGGATGCAATGGAAAAGCTCCATCAGTATGGGCTGGTAGATGTGATCCATCAGGTGGTCTCAAAAGGAACACCCTTTCTTGGGATATGCCTGGGACTTCAGCTTTTCTTTGAAAGCAGCGAGGAATGCCAAGGGGTGAGAGGGCTTTCCCTGCTTCCCGGCAGGATTGTGAGATTTCCCGATATGCCGGGGCTTAAAGTCCCGCACATGGGGTGGAACTGCCTGGATATCAAGCCTGATGCAAGACTTTTCAAAGGGATTGATTCCGGGGCATATGTGTATTTTGTCCATTCATATTATTTAGAAGCAGACAGGGAATCTGATGTGGCCGCATCTTCCGAGTACGGAGTTAAGTTCGGGGCCTCGGTGGAACGGGGGAACCTTTTTGCCTGTCAGTTCCATCCGGAGAAGAGCAGCGATACTGGTTTAAAGATTTTAAAAAATTTCATTGAACTGACTTAG
- a CDS encoding PTS transporter subunit EIIC yields the protein MKDKVMDQLQRFSKAMFIPVLILPIAGILIAVGNLFTNAKLLELLPFLDNPVTKGFGAILSGSLVSILNNLGLIFCVGLAAGLANKKKYEAGFTALLGFLVFINAMNKFMTLTGILFTGESLRGTGQAMVLGIQILDMGVFLGIILGIVTAMVHNRFCETEFQNAFQIYGGSRFVFIVLIPVTVFLAVLLTYVWPFVQLGITSLGGFINRSGNFGIFIYGALERLLIPTGLHHLVYTPFLYTSLGGIETIGGQVFEGARNIYYAEIADPSIQVLSRSVIWDARGISKMFGLMGACLAMYHTARPENRNKIKAILIPAAFTSFIAGVTEPIEFSFMFVAPVLFAVHAGLSGLSMVVLNVLNVRAIGPNGFLDFLLFNVPLGIHKTGWPMYIVTGLIFFVVYYAIFRVLITKLNLKTLGRETEGMEMKLHTKAEYKEKVASEKDGKGGENVDAALIIKALGGAGNIEKVDNCFTRLRLILTDPDLVQEEVLKNGTGANGVVKKGNNVQVVYGLKVTAVRKAVDEELGNNENS from the coding sequence ATGAAAGATAAAGTGATGGATCAGTTGCAGCGCTTTTCAAAAGCAATGTTCATCCCGGTTTTGATCCTGCCCATCGCAGGTATTTTAATCGCTGTGGGGAATTTATTTACCAATGCAAAATTGCTGGAGCTTCTGCCCTTTTTAGATAATCCGGTGACAAAGGGTTTTGGCGCCATCCTGTCCGGCTCCCTGGTATCTATCCTAAATAACCTGGGGCTGATCTTCTGCGTGGGGCTTGCAGCAGGTCTTGCCAATAAGAAAAAATATGAGGCCGGATTTACCGCTCTTTTAGGGTTTCTGGTATTCATTAATGCAATGAACAAGTTCATGACCCTGACGGGAATTCTGTTTACAGGGGAGTCCTTACGGGGAACGGGTCAGGCCATGGTGCTGGGGATACAGATCCTGGATATGGGCGTGTTTCTTGGAATTATTCTTGGAATTGTAACTGCCATGGTGCACAACCGGTTCTGTGAAACAGAGTTTCAAAACGCTTTCCAGATTTACGGAGGTTCCAGATTCGTATTCATCGTATTGATCCCTGTGACCGTTTTTCTGGCGGTTCTTCTTACCTACGTATGGCCTTTTGTCCAGCTGGGAATCACCAGCCTTGGAGGATTCATCAACCGTTCCGGTAACTTCGGAATATTTATTTACGGCGCTTTGGAGCGTCTTCTCATACCTACAGGCCTTCACCATCTGGTCTATACCCCGTTTTTATACACCTCTCTTGGAGGCATTGAAACCATTGGGGGACAGGTGTTTGAGGGGGCGAGAAACATTTATTATGCGGAGATTGCTGACCCTTCCATTCAGGTGCTGTCCCGGTCTGTTATATGGGATGCCAGAGGAATTTCCAAGATGTTCGGTCTTATGGGTGCCTGTCTTGCCATGTACCATACAGCCAGGCCGGAAAACCGGAATAAGATAAAAGCAATCCTGATCCCTGCCGCATTTACTTCTTTTATTGCAGGTGTTACAGAGCCCATTGAATTTTCCTTTATGTTTGTGGCTCCTGTTCTGTTTGCTGTTCATGCAGGCTTAAGCGGACTCAGTATGGTGGTCCTCAATGTTTTAAACGTCCGTGCCATCGGTCCCAACGGCTTCCTGGATTTCCTGCTTTTCAACGTGCCTTTGGGAATCCATAAAACCGGATGGCCCATGTACATTGTGACAGGCCTTATATTTTTTGTGGTTTATTATGCGATTTTCCGCGTTCTCATTACAAAACTGAATCTAAAGACTTTGGGACGGGAAACCGAGGGTATGGAAATGAAGCTTCATACCAAGGCGGAGTACAAGGAAAAGGTAGCATCTGAGAAAGATGGAAAAGGCGGCGAAAACGTGGATGCCGCGCTGATCATTAAGGCCCTTGGCGGTGCCGGAAATATTGAAAAGGTGGATAACTGTTTTACCCGATTACGCCTGATCCTCACAGATCCGGACCTGGTTCAGGAGGAGGTGCTGAAAAACGGCACCGGAGCAAACGGTGTGGTGAAAAAAGGCAATAACGTTCAGGTAGTCTATGGTTTAAAGGTAACTGCCGTAAGAAAGGCTGTTGACGAGGAACTGGGAAACAACGAAAACAGCTGA